The Candidatus Poribacteria bacterium DNA window GCCGCTCGACTGACGCCACTTTCACTCCGTCAGACTCCATTCCGCTACTGGGTCCATCCCGTCTCCCTTGCGTTCCGTTCCGTCGATGGACGCAAGAACCGGGGTGCCAAAGATGGCGTGTCAGCGGAGACGGTTCACTGCACATCGGGTACGAGGCATGCGTCGCAGGCTTTGGAATGACACGTCCCCGATGGCGTTCACACGCACCGCTGACACGCCCAAGAGAGCACCCCGTAAAGAGCGTCCATCGACTCCACTGCTCTCCAGTCCGCCTACTACAATCTCTATTCTCGCACTTTCCAGCACCGTCCGCTTTCTGGCGAAAGGTATTACACCTCTTCGTCTACTTCACCGTTCCGAAGCCTAAAGAGCGTGTAAAGAGTGCATGTTCTTGCGAACAGCAGGAATGCCATTTTTAGACAAATGGCAGGAACACGCGGAAGTCGGCTTCTCCACTGTGCTATTGAGGACCCAAAGGGTTCTGGAAAAAGAATTACATTACGTATCGTGCGCACTCGGGTAAGGTGCCGCTTTCTGGCGAGGCGTAGGATTGCCTACGGCTTCACTTGGTCACACTTCGCAGGCTCCGCTTTGACCGCGTTTGCCTTGCCAACCACCGCCCGCCAGTCGCTACTTCGCTTGTTTCTCAAGCAACGTGCCCAGAAGACAAAGACTCGCCAAGCGGTACCGCCGTTCTGGTTCGCACCGTGCCAATAACAAAGTCCGCACCGTGCTACCCGCCACTCTCTTCGCTACGGTTGGGCTCCGGTCAGCGCACTGTGCTTGTGCCTGTGCGATGGCTTGGCGTCCGCTTACCGCTCCAAAAAGCTCCACTTACGCTACCGACTACGCCACGCCTGTCACTGCGCAGGCGCGCTTCCCTGCGCGCACCCTCCGCTTGTTGCGCTATCAACGTTCCTCTCACAAACAAACCCGCAACCCGCTAAAACAATACACCCACCCGCATTCCCTGCTGGGCATAGTGATATTAAGGTGCTACGATGTTTATCGGGAACGGTGGCTTGGGGCTTTACCGCGACAGGCGGCTCCGGTGCGTCCAGCGTTTCCATTCCGGCTACGTTACGTTACCTTGCGTTGCATTGCGGCTACATTCCGTCCTTGCGTTCCATGCCGCTACGTTCCATTGCGTTCTGCGACAGCGATATTTCTGTAGAATGCCGATACGCCCCTACGTTGCGTTAGCGTCTCCGTTCCATTGCGTTTGGCGTGCGTTTGATTTTTGTAGAGTGCCGGACGCAAGGTTCCTTGCGTTCTGTGTCCCTGGCGGTCGGATGCGGTGTCCGTTCAGGCTTCTGTTCGATGTTTGTAGAATGCTCCAGCACCGCGTCAATAACAAAGTCCACGCAGTGCTTCCGCAGGAAGTGGACAAACACACGCGGTCGCTTTCGCCTACACTTCACGGCATTCCGCCTACATTTCGCCACCGCCTACAGGCAGGAATCGGACACTTGAAAAGATAAGACTCTCGATTACGAGATTGAAACCCTCTTGATTTTTTTCTCCCCCCGTTTTATAATATCCCCATCAGTTAAAATAAGAAGATTCTCGATTACGAGATTGAAACTTGATAACTGGCGCGAGCGATAGACTCGGTGCGTTTGGTTGAAATAAGAAGATTCTCGATTACGAGATTGAAGTTAACACGACATTATGAAAAAGTAGGTAACTCTAAAATCTACCATAGTTTGTGTCCGAAGATGCACAACCTAACAGGTTATGCTACAAAGATGACAACTTGTGTTAAAACAGCAATGAAAACGTAGTCCGTAACGGAGTGGAGGCGTTTTTGCGAATCAACGCTGAATGCGCGTGTGGCATTCAGCGGGGAGTTTCTTCAGCTCCAACGCGAAAATCTTGAAGTTTCAAACCACGTTACTTCTCCGCAAGGAATAATTAAAAATGAAAATACTTATAACTGGTGCGAGTGGTAGGCTCGGCGAGTTTGTGATCCGAGAATTGGCGGATCAGCACTCACTCGTCCTCATGTCGCGGAGACCGCCACCTACTGAATTCTCGCACCTCCCATTTATTCAAGGCGACCTGAACAACTTTGAAGACTGCCAGCGTGCTGTTGAAGGTGTAGACGCTATCCAACACCTCGGTGCCCAACCGGGTCCCGTCGATCATCCGGATATGCGCGCAGATGCTGAACAGAGAGGCATCCCTTTCGATGCGACCTTCAAAACGAATATGCTCGGCACTTACTACCTCATGCAAGCCGCGATCGAGGCAGGTGTCCAAACGGTCGTGATGTCCGGCAGCAATTGCGCATTAGGACACGGCTTCCGAATTAGTAAAACCCACATCCCGATAGACTACCTGCCTATAGATGAAGAGCACCCGTGTTATCCTGAAGATTCTTATAGTTTCTCTAAACGGTGTGGTGAAGATTTGTTAGCAAGTTATACCCGCGCTTATGGCATCCGAACCTACGTTACACGTCCTGCCGGTATCAGTCCAGAAGAACGGAGAAAGCAAATGGCAGAGAACGCCAAACCGACAACCGCGTGGACCCCGTGGCTCTGGTGTTGGGTAGGGAGTGAAGATGTCGCGAGTGCGCACCGTCTGATCATGGAGAAAGCGGATACGCTACCCCCACACGATGTCTATTTTCTGAACGCCGATGATACTTCCGCGTTAGAATCTTCTCAAGAATTGGTTAAGCGTTTTAAACCCGAATTTCTATCGAAGGTGAAAACGCTTGAGGGACATCAATCGTTTATCAACTGTGATAAACTGAAAAACGCTGTTGGATGGCACCACGAAACATCATGGCGATAATTTTTAATTTTGCTTGCGCGCAGTCAAGGCGATTCGGCAAAAGCCTCTTCTTGTTGGTTTCGCATGCGTGTTTTTGCTTGGGTGTTTCTGCGTATTGTTGCGTGCTACGATTTTTCACTTTCAAAGGAAATATCATGCTTTTCTAATGTTGCTTGCGCGCAGTCAAGACGATTTGACAAAAATCCCTTCTTGTTGATTCCGCATGCGCCGTTGTTGCATGCTACGATTTTTCGCTTTTGGAGGAAATATTATGTCAACCAGTGACAGAGTACGCATCGGGGTCGTCGGTGTAGGAAGTATCTCCGTGCGCGGCATTCTGCCCCATCTCACGCAAGACGACATCCAAGATAGATTACAGGTAACGGCTGTCTGTGACCCTGTCCCCGGCAGGGCAGAAGCGGCATCTGAGAAATTCAACGTCCCGTATGCGTATGAAACCTATGAAACCCTTTTAGCAGACGGACATGTAGATGCAGTCAGCATCGCATCGCCTATCGGTTTGCATTATGAGCAGGGTAAACTTGCCATTGAACACGGGCTCCATGCCCATTTCAACAAAACAATGACGACTACCGTCGATGAAGCGGATGACCTGATCGAATCGGCGGCGCGTAAAGGCGTGAAATTAGTGGCTTCCCCTGGCGAGATGCTCCGTCCGATCCATCAAGAAATTCGCAGCCTTATTGCTGATGGTGCCATCGGAACGTTGACGTGGGCAGCCGCTGGTTCTGCCTTCGGAAGATACCACGAAAACGAATCTGTCAGACATGGTGACGATCCTCTCTCCAATATCAATCCGGCCTGGTATTTCCGCAAACCCGGGGGCGGACCGCTCTATGATATGACTGTCTATGGCTTGCATACACTGACCGGCATCCTCGGACCTGCGAAACGTGTAACAGCGTTCTCCGGTGTGCGTCTCAAGGAACGCGAATTCCGAGGTGAGATGCTCCCGTGCGATATGGACGATAATACCTTTATTTTGCTTGACTTCGGCGAGGCATTCTACGGCTTTGTCTACGGTGCCGCCGCTGGTTCCGTCGTCAGAGGTAGGCTGGCAATTCACGGCACCCATGGCACGATTGAAGGCAATTTGCTGAATGGGAACCCCATTGATGCCCCGGATGGGGAACTCCCACACGTTGTGGGACAGCATCGCAGCATTCAGGAATCGCACGTCTATGAGGATATTATGCAGTTAGTGGATTGGATCCGTGAGGATAAACCGACGATCGTCACAGCGGAGCATGCCCGGCACGTCATAGAAATTTTCGATGCAGGCTACCGATCCGCACAGACTGGACAGGCACAAAACCTACGCACTACATTTTAAGAGTTTTCAGTCATCAGTCCCCAGTTTTCAGTTAAGAGGTATTTGCTTGGTCTTTGCTTTACATTTGGAGCGCAGACCAGAGGTCCATAATTAAAAATATGCCAAAAGCTTTATGTATCGGTGAACTCCTCATCGACTTCGTCTCTACAACCCCTGATGTGACGCTTGCAGAAGCCCCGGGATTTGTCAAAGCCCCAGGGGGTGCCCCCGCGAATGTTGCGGTCGGCTTAACGAAACTCGGCATAGATGCCGGGTTTATCGGTAAAGTCGGCGCAGATGCGTTCGGGGATTTCCTACGCGAAACGCTCCAACAGAACAGGGTCAATACCGATTACCTCATCGCAGGTGAAGGATCTCGTACAACCTTGGCCTTCGTCGCCACGCGCTCTGATGGTATGAAAGACATCACCTTCTATCGACATCCGGGTGCCGACATCCAACTCTCGCCCGATGAAATAGACGCCAGCTATGTCCAATCGACAGAACTATTCCACTACGGTTCTGTCAGCCTCAGTCACTCGCCGAGTCGAGAAGCGACCCTTCACGCAATCCAGTCCGCAAAATCGGGGGGTGCGAGGCTCTCCTACGATCCGAATTTACGGTTGATGCTCTGGGATAACGAGAACGATGCGAAGCACTGGATCTGGGAAGTGATGCCCTACGCAGATATCGTCAAAATTTCGGAAGAGGAGTGGGAGTTTATTACGGACGATGTCGAATTGACAAATGGGGTTGATCGTATCCTTGGACTCGGTGTGAAACTACTCGTTGTCACGTTAGGCGAACGCGGGTGCTATTACACGAACGGTTCCGCTGAAGGCTATGTTGATGGATTTGAGGTGGAAGTCGTGGATACCCTCGGTGCAGGAGACGCATTCGTCGCGGCGATGCTCACCCAACTGATGCTGCATGCAGATCTTACATCACTTGAAAATGACCAACTTAACGCTATTATGCGATATGCCAACGCAGCAGGCGCGTTAGCAACCCAGAAAGTCGGCGTAATTCCTGCGTTACCAACGCCTGCCGATATTAAACATTTCCTATAAGAGACGCTTATACAGAAGCATTCGGCTTTTTATAGCACATCTATTGAG harbors:
- a CDS encoding NAD(P)-dependent oxidoreductase, which translates into the protein MKILITGASGRLGEFVIRELADQHSLVLMSRRPPPTEFSHLPFIQGDLNNFEDCQRAVEGVDAIQHLGAQPGPVDHPDMRADAEQRGIPFDATFKTNMLGTYYLMQAAIEAGVQTVVMSGSNCALGHGFRISKTHIPIDYLPIDEEHPCYPEDSYSFSKRCGEDLLASYTRAYGIRTYVTRPAGISPEERRKQMAENAKPTTAWTPWLWCWVGSEDVASAHRLIMEKADTLPPHDVYFLNADDTSALESSQELVKRFKPEFLSKVKTLEGHQSFINCDKLKNAVGWHHETSWR
- a CDS encoding Gfo/Idh/MocA family oxidoreductase — its product is MSTSDRVRIGVVGVGSISVRGILPHLTQDDIQDRLQVTAVCDPVPGRAEAASEKFNVPYAYETYETLLADGHVDAVSIASPIGLHYEQGKLAIEHGLHAHFNKTMTTTVDEADDLIESAARKGVKLVASPGEMLRPIHQEIRSLIADGAIGTLTWAAAGSAFGRYHENESVRHGDDPLSNINPAWYFRKPGGGPLYDMTVYGLHTLTGILGPAKRVTAFSGVRLKEREFRGEMLPCDMDDNTFILLDFGEAFYGFVYGAAAGSVVRGRLAIHGTHGTIEGNLLNGNPIDAPDGELPHVVGQHRSIQESHVYEDIMQLVDWIREDKPTIVTAEHARHVIEIFDAGYRSAQTGQAQNLRTTF